The sequence ACCGAGAACCTGACCGGTTCGAGGGCCGGGACCGGTTCGGTGTAGGAGGGGTGTGCCGCTCTCGCGTAGGGGAGTTCATAGACCCGGTCGAGTTCATCGCTTGCAAGCGGCATCGACGGCGGGTTCTGGATAATCACGGTCTTTGGATGCGGCTGCGCTACGGTACGGCCCCGCAGGGGGTCCTGCTCCCGGTAGTGCTGTGCGAATGCCCTGGCATAGGCGTAGCGGTCCTCTCTCACCTCTTCATAGCCGGGGAGCACCACGCAGCCAGCGTGGTCTGTGCTCCGCCAGGTCTTCAGGTCGAGCCTGTAGGCGGTGCCGGGAATATCGGTGAGCGAGCCGGCCGCTTCCCCGGCGGCGAGGCGGCGTGCGATCGTGACCACCTGGCGCTCGCCCATGCCAAAGACAAGGAGGTCGGCCGGGGCGTCGGCAAGGATAGACTGTCGGACCGCATCAGACCAGTAGTCGTAGTGGGCGAAGCGCCGGAGGCTCGCCTCGATCCCACCGATGACGATCGGTGTTTCCGGGAAGAGGGCGTGGACCCTGTCGGTGTAGACAAGGGTCGCCCGGTCAGGTCGCAGAAGCCGTCCTCCGGGGGAGTAGACGTCCGAACTCCGGCGTTTGAGGTTCGGCGTGAAGGCATTCACCATTGAATCGACGTTCCCGGCCGAGACCGAGAAGAAGAGCCGCGGCGTGCCCAGGCGCTGGAAGTCGGCGTCGCTCCGCCAGTCTGGCTGGGCGATGACACCGACCGAGAACCCGGCGTCCCAGAGCACCCGCCCGAGCAGCGCGGTCCCGAAGGAGGGGTGGTCGACATAGGCGTCGCCGGTGACCAGGATGATGTCGAATTGGTCGATGCCGAGGCGTTCCGCCTCCTCCCTCGTCATGGGGAGGAACTCTGGCTGGCCGGTCATGGGAGTACCCGGTCGAAGACCGGCAGGTCAACGCCGGTCTTTTCATCGAAGATCCGTTTTGCCGATATCCCGACGAACTCTGTGATGATCGCTTCAATGACTATGTAGACCTCCGCCTTCTCCCGAAGGCACCCGGAAAGTGACCTGATTCCCCTCCCTGCAACCGTATGGATATGGATGGATGGCCCCTCCTCTCCCGGATAGATGGTGGCAAACCCGAGGAGTTCCCAGCCCCCGAAGATCTCCTCGCGCCGCGGCGCCGGGGGGATGACCGGCTCCTTTGGCCCCGTCACGATCCTTGCAGACCGTACGGCACCGAGGAAATGGATCATGCCGCTCTGGATGTTCATCGCCGCAACAAAGCGCCGGACTTCACTGATAAAATCCTCACGATCGTCAATCCTGACCGTAAAGACCCTGCCGATCTGCCCTTCCGAATACTGCATGGACTTCTCTCCTGATAGGTGGTGCCTTCTGGTATTATAGTGCTCCAGGGCACCTCATACCCCACGCACTCCGGGTTGCCCTGCGCCCTCTCTTAGCGTAAGGCAGCGTCACGCGTGAAGTATCGGGCGAAATGGTCCGGTGGTGCTCGACCCGACTGCCGCCCCTCCCGGCGGCAGGGTTCATATATCCCGGGTTCGCAAATGAGGGGTCGATATCTCCGTCCGGGAGACATCATCGGTGCGTGGTTCTGGTGGTCTGGATCAGGGAGCTTGAGTACCTCCGGGGGTTTGCCGCCCTCGCCGTGATCGCGGTCCACATCTCCATGAACTTCACCCAGTTCCCTGCTGTGAACCTGCCTGGTCTCCTGAACCTCTTTATCTACATCACCGCCCACTTTGCCGTGCCGGTCTTTATCTTCATATCGGGCTGGGTGCTCGCGCTCCGGTATTCGGGAGCGTATTCGGTTCCGGCCTACTACCGGCGCCGGGCTCGGACAATCCTTCCCCCGTACCTCTTCTTTACCGCCCTCTACCTCCTCATACCGGTGGAGGGCGCGATACGCGTCGCCAGTCTACCTGAACCGGGTGCAGTGGCGAGCGCCCTCCTCATGGGAACCGCCGCCTACCACCTCTGGTTCTTTGTAGTGATCATCCAGTTATATCTCCTCTACCCCCTGATCGTCAGGATCTACGAGATCTTCGACCGGGCCGGTGCGGCGCTCTTTCTCCTTCTTGCCCTCCTCTTCTGCCAGGTCCTCTGGAACATGGGCGCCCATGCTCTCGGGGCGTTTGCGGGCGCTGACTGGTACGCGATCCTGGCCCGGGCATTCCCGTCGCACCTCTTCTACTTCGTGCTTGGTATCCACGTCTTCCGGCAGACCGGATGGTTCCGGTCGGCGGTCAGGTCGCTCTCTCCGGCATGGGTCGTTGTCGCGTCCGGTGCGGGGGCTCTCCTCATCGGGGGCGTGTGGGTCGCACCCATGCTCCTCAGCAGCAGTTTCTCCGGCGCAACGCTCGCTGTCTTCTGTATCTACCGGATCCTTGAGCCGCTCTACTACATCCCGGTCATCATCGTGCTCGTCATGGCCGCCCTGCGGCTCGAGAAGACCGGCGGCCTTCTTGCTGATTTTTTCCGGTCATTCGGCGAGCACTCGTTCGGGATTTATCTCATCCACCCTATCATCATCGCCGCTCTCGCTGCAGTCTGGGCCTCCTTCACCGGGCAATCGTGGACTGACTGGGTGACCTACCCGGTGCTCTTCCTTGCGACGGCGGCGGTGAGTTACGGTGCCGTCAGGCTTGCCGCACCCCTCCCGTACACCGGGTGTCTGGGCGGCTCCTCCCGGTTCCGGCGGGGTCCGGGGCGGTCAGGCGGCACCTGACCACGGTACGGCGCATACCTCGCCTGCCGCTCCTGCCGGAAAAAGGTTATGTTTTTATTGTTGAACAACAGGCCCCGGTTTAAAAAATGAACGCCCGCGGTAAGCCGCCGACTGATATGCGCGGTTTATCGTTCTCCTTCTTTTTCTGGTCTCTCTCCTCTCTTGATCTCTCTAAAAATATTTGGTTAAATCGATAAAATGTCTAAATTTGTTTTTATAATCTTACATTTATATTGTGCTCCCTCAAGTCCACTCCGTTACCCCTGACGACCATCCTAAGACCCCGGCCTGCATCCAAATTTGGGAAAATTATATATATGATTAATGGTATCTCTAGGTCACGGTAGTTGCCAAGGCCGGCCGGGTGGGGAAGTAAGAACTGGATGCCGATGGGTGCCCGGCCGGCTGATGAGGCAAGACCTCGGTCCCGGTGTCCCGGGAGATGGAGGTCCCGTACCGTGCCAGGTGGCCCATCCTGTAAACCACCGCCTGGAAGCCACATCTATGGAGGAATTGTAGAATGAAAATCCGAGTACCGCTAGGTATCATTACCGCGGTTATGATGATACTGGCAGTCATGGTTCTGCCGGTATCGGCGGTGACAACGCCGCAGAATGTTGAGACAACGGCCAATATCGCAACGGGGGGAGGTAACGTCCCCATTGTGCTCTGCAAATGGGAAGCCGACACCACCGCCTCCTGGGAAGATGGTGATCCGACACACGCTCTCCCCGGAAGCCAGTTCCTGCCCCCTGTAACATATGAAGCCAAGAAGCCTATTCAATATTTCGCTGTCGTCTTTGACCATGAGGACAACGGTAACGTGAACGTGGTCGCCTGGGACGTCTACCACCCGCAAGATGACTGGGTCCCTGCTGAGTACAGGGAGTCAGGACCGCTTGGAGACGGGTTCAAGTACCAGGTGATGGGCACGAAGATCACCAACAAGACCGCGTCCGTGGCACTCTTCCAGAGGGCGATGAACGCCGGCCTGCTGACGATTGATGAGGATTTCAACGCGACCACCATCCTCACCCAGTACCTTGAGAAGGGCACCGCTGCTCTCTGGGTCGGCACCGCGGACATCGATTACCAGCAGCCCGCCGGTAACTACCGGGTCGAGGCGAACGCCATCGACTTCAACAACAACTGGGCCGTGCCGCTGGAGAACACCTTCCTGTACGTGCCCGTCGCTGCCTTTGAGTTGGACTTCACCGCGGTCAACTACGGGTCCGTGAACATCAACACCCACAAGTGGGTTGCCGGCGACGTTGACTTCGGCACCGCCGACTGGCCGACCATCCGGAACATCGGTAACACCCACCTCCAGGTCACTGTCCAGCAGGACGACATGGGCCTTGGGGAGAGTCTGAGCGGCTGGAACGTCCAGTGGGATGCCCGGCTGGGCAACGATGACGCCAACACGAAGGTCTACAAGCCCTTCGAGGCCGTCACCCTGCCGAACCCGCTCGAACTCTGCGACATCGATGAACTCGACTTCTCCATCCAGGTCTTCAAGGGAACCACCGGTGAGAAGACCGGCACGATGACCCTCGGAGCTGTCGTGGCCGACGGCATCCCTACGTAAGTTAGGGTGCAGTATATATTTGTAACCAACCCGCCGGTCTTTGCGCCGAAATCAGGCGCAAAGACCTGTTTTATGATTGCTGGCGCGCAGCCAGAGACTACAGAGAACAAGGAGAGACGATGAATCTGATAGCAAGGGTGACGATGGTCGTCGCCGTCGTCTTGGCGGCGGCGATCGTCTGTCAGCCTGTGAGTGCTGCAGGCATAGCCGTCGGACCTTCCAGCCAGACCATTGAGAACGCGCTGCGAG is a genomic window of Methanoculleus bourgensis MS2 containing:
- a CDS encoding acyltransferase; protein product: MVLVVWIRELEYLRGFAALAVIAVHISMNFTQFPAVNLPGLLNLFIYITAHFAVPVFIFISGWVLALRYSGAYSVPAYYRRRARTILPPYLFFTALYLLIPVEGAIRVASLPEPGAVASALLMGTAAYHLWFFVVIIQLYLLYPLIVRIYEIFDRAGAALFLLLALLFCQVLWNMGAHALGAFAGADWYAILARAFPSHLFYFVLGIHVFRQTGWFRSAVRSLSPAWVVVASGAGALLIGGVWVAPMLLSSSFSGATLAVFCIYRILEPLYYIPVIIVLVMAALRLEKTGGLLADFFRSFGEHSFGIYLIHPIIIAALAAVWASFTGQSWTDWVTYPVLFLATAAVSYGAVRLAAPLPYTGCLGGSSRFRRGPGRSGGT
- a CDS encoding PPC domain-containing DNA-binding protein; protein product: MQYSEGQIGRVFTVRIDDREDFISEVRRFVAAMNIQSGMIHFLGAVRSARIVTGPKEPVIPPAPRREEIFGGWELLGFATIYPGEEGPSIHIHTVAGRGIRSLSGCLREKAEVYIVIEAIITEFVGISAKRIFDEKTGVDLPVFDRVLP